From the genome of Vicia villosa cultivar HV-30 ecotype Madison, WI linkage group LG2, Vvil1.0, whole genome shotgun sequence, one region includes:
- the LOC131652173 gene encoding L-ascorbate oxidase homolog yields MVSRTRSTSLISLLCIVLALVVTVSLVQAEDDYKFYTWTVTYGTLSPLGTPQQVILINGQFPGPRLDLITNNNVILNLVNKLDEPFLLTWNGIKQRKNSWQDGVLGTNCPIPPNSNYTYKFQTKDQIGTYTYFPSTKMHKAAGGFGGLNVYRRSVIPIPYPNPDGDFTLLIGDWYKTGHKVLSQSLDSGKSIGFPDGLLINGQVHSTFTGNQGKTYMFRISNVGLSTSINFRIQGHTLKLVEVEGSHTIQNVYDSLDVHVGQSISVLVTLNQPPKDYYIVASTRFTQTVLTTISVLHYSNSHSSASGPLPPPPADGYDLSMKQARTYRWNLTANAARPNPQGSFHYGMITPNRLINLANSAPLINGKLRYAVNSASYVNPDTPLKLADYFNIPGIIDNSIQITPSNGPAHIATSVLRTSLHDFIEVVFQNNEKTMQSWHLDGYDFWVVGYGFGQWTDASKSTYNLVDALTRHTAQVYPNSWTAILVSLDNQGMWNLRSAIWERQYLGQQLYLRVWNAQRTAANEYDIPSNALLCGKALGHHS; encoded by the exons ATGGTAAGCAGAACCAGAAGCACTAGTTTGATATCTCTACTATGCATTGTTCTTGCATTAGTAGTAACTGTCTCTTTGGTACAAGCAGAAGATGATTATAAATTCTACACATGGACAGTGACTTATGGAACTCTTTCTCCTCTTGGTACTCCCCAACAA GTTATTCTGATTAATGGTCAATTTCCTGGTCCTAGACTTGATTTGATAACTAATAACAATGTGATTCTCAACCTTGTGAATAAGCTAGATGAGCCATTTTTACTCACATG GAATGGGATTAAACAAAGGAAGAATTCATGGCAAGATGGAGTTTTGGGAACCAACTGTCCTATTCCACCAAACTCAAACTATACTTACAAGTTTCAAACCAAGGATCAGATTGGAACTTATACTTATTTTCCATCAACTAAAATGCATAAAGCTGCTGGAGGGTTTGGAGGACTCAATGTTTATCGTAGATCTGTTATCCCGATCCCTTATCCAAATCCTGATGGAGATTTTACTCTACTCATTGGTGATTGGTACAAAACCGGCCACAAGGTGTTGAGTCAATCTTTGGATTCTGGAAAATCTATTGGTTTTCCTGATGGGCTCCTTATCAATGGTCAAGTTCATTCTACCTTCACTGGTAACCAAG GAAAAACCTATATGTTTAGGATCTCAAATGTTGGTTTGTCTACCTCAATTAACTTTAGAATTCAAGGTCATACGCTAAAGCTAGTTGAAGTTGAAGGATCACATACTATCCAAAACGTATACGATTCGCTTGATGTTCATGTTGGACAATCTATTTCTGTGTTAGTAACGTTAAATCAACCTCCAAAGGACTATTACATTGTTGCTTCAACAAGATTTACTCAAACAGTTCTCACCACAATTTCTGTGTTACATTATTCAAACTCTCATTCCTCGGCATCAGGACCATTGCCTCCTCCCCCTGCTGACGGTTATGACTTGTCTATGAAGCAAGCTAGAACTTACAGATGGAATCTGACAGCAAATGCTGCTAGGCCTAATCCACAAGGCTCGTTCCATTATGGAATGATAACTCCAAATAGATTAATAAATTTGGCCAATTCAGCACCATTGATCAATGGAAAGCTTCGTTACGCAGTTAACAGTGCCTCCTATGTTAACCCTGATACCCCTCTTAAACTTGCTGATTACTTCAACATTCCTGGAATCATTGATAATTCAATTCAAATCACTCCTTCTAATGGTCCTGCACATATAGCTACATCCGTGTTGCGAACTTCactccatgattttattgaagttGTTTTCCAAAACAATGAAAAAACCATGCAATCTTGGCATCTTGATGGTTATGATTTTTGGGTTGTTGG TTATGGTTTTGGCCAATGGACAGATGCTAGTAAAAGCACCTATAATCTAGTGGATGCCTTGACTAGACACACTGCTCAG GTATATCCAAACTCTTGGACAGCAATATTGGTGTCATTGGATAACCAAGGAATGTGGAATTTGAGATCAGCCATATGGGAAAGACAATATCTTGGACAACAGTTGTATCTAAGGGTGTGGAATGCACAACGCACTGCAGCCAATGAATATGATATTCCTAGTAATGCTTTGCTCTGTGGCAAAGCATTGGGACATCATTCTTAG
- the LOC131652174 gene encoding reticulon-like protein B13, whose product MSTETTTAAETEPFTTPSHPSDGSGNDIMRDIVLWRRKKLGTFVLIAATATWVLMEVYQYNFLTLISWLTILVITSIFLYAKMLTLFGKEPPKFLRLEFKEETAIRMAKIVKARIEESIRWLFMVTTKEDWFVLVGVMARFLALSYVGTCMDFLTFIYIGILGCMTVPVIYMKNEDKIKKCLEWLREKYKRSYEVIDEKAIKNIKSRILNEKKIE is encoded by the exons ATGTCTACAGAAACAACAACAGCAGCAGAAACAGAACCTTTCACAACTCCCTCTCATCCCTCAG ATGGTAGTGGCAATGACATAATGAGGGACATAGTACTATGGAGGAGGAAGAAACTAGGTACTTTTGTTCTGATTGCCGCAACAGCAACATGGGTGTTAATGGAAGTTTATCAATATAACTTCCTCACTCTCATCTCATGGCTCACCATCTTAGTTATTACCTCAATATTCCTCTATGCCAAAATGCTTACACTTTTCGGCAA GGAACCACCAAAGTTTTTGAGGTTGGAATTCAAAGAAGAAACAGCTATAAGAATGGCAAAGATAGTTAAAGCAAGGATTGAAGAATCAATAAGGTGGTTGTTCATGGTTACCACAAAGGAAGATTGGTTTGTGCTTGTGGGAGTTATGGCTAGGTTTTTGGCACTCTCTTATGTTGGAACCTGCATGGACTTTCTAACATTCATTTATATAG GTATATTGGGTTGTATGACCGTTCCTGTAATTTATATGAAAAACGAGGACAAGATCAAGAAGTGCTTGGAATGGTTGAGGGAGAAATATAAGAGATCTTATGAGGTTATAGATGAAAAGGccattaaaaatatcaaaagtaGAATACTaaatgagaaaaaaatagagtga